A region of Aquarana catesbeiana isolate 2022-GZ linkage group LG08, ASM4218655v1, whole genome shotgun sequence DNA encodes the following proteins:
- the LOC141105199 gene encoding C3a anaphylatoxin chemotactic receptor-like: MFNVSSEMEPAIYFYTVDIFKILVFSLTTLVGVPGNALVLWVTGVKMERTVTTVWFGNLALADIMCCLCLPFIVAQSFYPDWLYGPAYCKMLFFILILNMYTSVFTLVAISVDRWILAVHPVWARNHRRIKIAWMICLAIWMLSCVMCLPEAFYRKHDTSHNRTSCYLEPHIREPFYLTCAMFGFLIPLIIICICYIHLAFAVKNIRFSEVSRKTIKMSISVIVVFFITWAPYHIFGVILIYTDNWAMYILDHLSQCLAIFNSCINPILYVFMGKDMKKKLRQSIGELVQNIFRENVLSPPGNEDQRIAEEEESLPI; encoded by the coding sequence ATGTTCAATGTCAGCAGTGAAATGGAGCCAGCCATATATTTCTACACTGTGGACATTTTCAAAATCCTGGTTTTCTCTCTCACTACTCTCGTGGGTGTCCCCGGCAATGCTCTGGTGCTTTGGGTTACTGGAGTGAAGATGGAGCGGACCGTGACCACTGTTTGGTTTGGGAACCTTGCTCTGGCCGATATCATGTGCTGCTTGTGTCTTCCATTCATTGTAGCGCAGTCCTTCTACCCAGACTGGCTGTACGGTCCTGCCTACTGCAAGATGTTATTTTTCATCCTCATCCTTAACATGTATACCAGTGTCTTCACCCTGGTGGCTATCAGCGTTGACCGATGGATTCTGGCTGTCCATCCCGTGTGGGCCCGAAATCACCGAAGAATCAAAATAGCGTGGATGATATGCTTGGCTATTTGGATGTTGTCCTGTGTGATGTGTCTGCCTGAGGCCTTCTACAGAAAACATGACACCTCTCATAACAGGACCTCCTGTTATTTAGAACCTCACATAAGAGAGCCCTTCTATCTTACATGTGCAATGTTTGGATTTCTGATCCCTCTTATTATCATTTGTATCTGTTACATTCATCTGGCTTTTGCAGTAAAAAATATCAGATTTTCTGAAGTAAGTAGAAAAACCATCAAGATGTCAATAAGTGTTATTGTCGTGTTTTTCATCACCTGGGCCCCCTACCACATCTTCGGAGTAATCCTGATATACACTGACAATTGGGCAATGTACATCCTGGACCATCTCTCGCAGTGTCTGGCCATATTCAATAGTTGCATCAATCCAATACTCTACGTCTTCATGGGGAAAGATATGAAGAAGAAGCTGAGACAGTCTATTGGCGAGCTCGTGCAAAATATATTTAGGGAGAACGTATTATCCCCACCAGGCAATGAGGACCAGCGCATCGCAGAAGAAGAAGAAAGCCTCCCGATATAA